From a single Bdellovibrionales bacterium CG10_big_fil_rev_8_21_14_0_10_45_34 genomic region:
- a CDS encoding general secretion pathway protein GspC, with translation MSIWDKLRWSKRLNLPSETKLNTPASATANQLASQLRRLSTPAVAVFLAFVVAELSILYIRDQFLPTSAPPSTPVQARQATTRPRSSYNIITQRNIFDSDGVIPDALSVSEQQELLDGPAVPTTLPINLVGTIVHINPLRSVATVEIKSAGNKVLPYFVGEEIESLATITKIERKKVTFRNRQTGRLEYSEIKDEFAVKFGAAPKKAASEGIEQQGNQVTVERKVVEDALKDLPNILQQASAVPNFIPGSGGQIDGFRLVQIQDGSIFSQLGLKQGDVINEVNGEVIDSITKAMATFKDLKTSNKITVQVNRGGTPTELTFYVR, from the coding sequence TTGAGCATCTGGGATAAGCTTCGCTGGAGCAAACGACTCAACTTACCTTCTGAAACTAAGTTGAATACTCCTGCTTCTGCAACCGCAAACCAACTGGCCTCGCAGCTTCGGCGCTTATCAACTCCAGCGGTTGCAGTTTTTTTGGCTTTTGTTGTAGCTGAACTTTCCATTCTCTATATCAGAGATCAATTTCTTCCCACGTCAGCCCCACCGTCAACTCCGGTTCAAGCAAGGCAGGCAACTACTCGGCCCCGCTCTAGTTACAATATCATCACGCAAAGAAATATTTTTGATTCCGACGGTGTCATCCCCGATGCCCTGTCAGTGTCTGAACAACAAGAGCTTCTCGACGGGCCGGCTGTACCAACAACTCTTCCTATTAATTTAGTTGGCACAATTGTTCATATCAACCCGCTAAGGTCGGTAGCGACTGTCGAAATCAAAAGTGCGGGCAACAAAGTGCTCCCCTACTTTGTAGGTGAAGAAATTGAATCCCTTGCTACTATTACAAAAATTGAAAGAAAAAAGGTTACCTTTAGAAATCGACAAACAGGCCGCTTAGAGTACTCAGAAATCAAAGATGAATTTGCGGTCAAGTTTGGTGCTGCACCAAAAAAAGCGGCATCGGAAGGTATTGAACAGCAGGGCAATCAAGTCACCGTTGAGCGCAAGGTCGTAGAGGATGCACTCAAAGACCTCCCGAATATTCTTCAGCAAGCATCGGCTGTGCCCAATTTTATTCCGGGATCAGGTGGCCAAATCGATGGGTTTCGGCTCGTGCAGATACAAGATGGCAGCATTTTTTCGCAGCTAGGTCTGAAACAAGGCGACGTCATCAACGAAGTTAATGGTGAAGTCATCGATAGCATCACAAAAGCAATGGCAACTTTTAAAGACTTAAAAACTTCGAATAAAATCACCGTTCAAGTAAACAGGGGCGGAACACCAACTGAACTGACGTTTTATGTTCGCTAG
- the gspG gene encoding type II secretion system protein GspG yields MKIISFELFSNNLKKISQSHAKGMTLIEIMIVLMILGGILALVGTQVNKNLRKSKISQAKVQMGEIKRALETYYTDCGSFPPSEQGLNALLEAPESCPNWGPEAYTKKQVLDDPWGQRFIYEQDGANFTLRSLGEDKREGGSGYAADISSEDN; encoded by the coding sequence ATGAAAATTATTTCCTTTGAACTATTTAGCAATAATTTAAAGAAGATTTCTCAGTCGCATGCCAAAGGCATGACTCTCATTGAAATCATGATCGTTCTTATGATTTTGGGAGGGATATTGGCGCTCGTTGGTACTCAAGTGAATAAGAATTTAAGGAAGTCCAAAATCAGCCAGGCCAAAGTGCAAATGGGTGAAATTAAACGAGCCCTTGAAACCTATTACACCGATTGTGGAAGCTTTCCGCCTTCAGAGCAGGGGCTCAATGCACTTCTTGAGGCGCCTGAGAGCTGCCCTAATTGGGGTCCAGAGGCTTATACGAAGAAGCAAGTTTTAGATGATCCTTGGGGACAAAGATTTATCTATGAACAAGATGGTGCAAACTTTACTTTAAGGTCGCTTGGTGAAGACAAAAGAGAAGGCGGGTCTGGCTACGCGGCGGATATCTCCTCTGAAGACAACTGA
- the gspF gene encoding type II secretion system protein GspF — MALFEYRGLKRDGKPVRGAIDADNQRTARARLKKEGVFLQEIKAKKTHSQKKSSGFAHGGKVGVKDMSMMFRQLATLVKAEVPLVESLSAVAEQVEHPLLKACLTDIRDMVNEGNPLYKAMQKYNKIFNRIQISMVEAAEATGALGVILIRLAEFLEAQNELNSKVASAMFYPIIMLIMTVGMLFGLFIYVIPKITEIFEQSELTLPWYSQLVIDMSGFMVEYWHVLGVSGLALAFLFRNWKNTPKGSDQWDAILLKLPVVGKLTRMIAVSRFTRTLSTLLAGSVPIVAALDIVKNVVGNSVLAKAISEARDNISEGESVAVPLRKSGEFPPIVTHMITIGEKTGEIESMLTQVSDSYDFQVKNSIQALTSVLEPIMIVIMGGIIGVIVFAVVVPMMELSNIAR; from the coding sequence ATGGCTTTGTTTGAATACCGAGGCCTTAAGCGCGACGGAAAGCCAGTTAGAGGCGCTATCGATGCAGATAATCAACGTACCGCCCGCGCCCGACTTAAAAAAGAGGGTGTATTTCTTCAAGAAATAAAAGCAAAGAAAACTCATTCACAAAAGAAAAGCAGCGGTTTTGCTCATGGCGGAAAAGTCGGCGTTAAAGATATGAGTATGATGTTTCGCCAGCTAGCCACTTTGGTAAAGGCCGAAGTTCCACTCGTGGAATCACTCAGTGCCGTGGCTGAACAGGTGGAACACCCTCTACTCAAAGCTTGCCTTACTGATATTCGAGACATGGTTAACGAAGGTAATCCTCTTTACAAAGCCATGCAGAAGTACAACAAGATTTTTAACAGAATTCAGATTTCGATGGTAGAAGCAGCGGAAGCAACGGGGGCACTGGGAGTTATTCTTATTCGGTTAGCAGAATTTCTTGAAGCGCAAAATGAGCTAAATTCAAAAGTTGCCAGTGCCATGTTCTACCCGATCATTATGCTCATCATGACTGTCGGAATGCTTTTTGGACTTTTCATTTACGTGATTCCTAAAATCACGGAAATTTTTGAACAAAGCGAACTAACCCTTCCGTGGTATTCTCAGCTCGTCATCGACATGAGTGGGTTCATGGTCGAGTATTGGCATGTACTTGGCGTTTCTGGATTAGCCCTTGCCTTCTTGTTTCGAAACTGGAAGAACACGCCAAAAGGCTCCGATCAGTGGGATGCCATTTTATTGAAACTTCCTGTTGTCGGAAAACTCACCCGTATGATTGCCGTGAGTCGGTTCACAAGAACGCTCTCCACACTTTTAGCAGGCAGTGTTCCTATTGTTGCTGCACTTGATATCGTCAAGAACGTGGTTGGTAACTCAGTGCTTGCCAAAGCGATTTCTGAAGCAAGAGACAACATCAGTGAAGGAGAATCCGTAGCAGTACCTTTGAGAAAGTCTGGGGAATTTCCTCCGATTGTTACGCACATGATCACCATCGGAGAAAAGACCGGGGAGATCGAGTCGATGCTAACGCAGGTCAGCGATTCGTATGACTTTCAGGTCAAGAATTCAATTCAGGCCTTAACGAGTGTTCTTGAACCTATTATGATTGTGATAATGGGTGGTATCATTGGAGTGATCGTTTTCGCAGTGGTTGTACCCATGATGGAACTATCTAATATTGCTAGATAA
- the gspD gene encoding type II secretion system protein GspD: MINSSTKFFFRVLAILESLAGMMAPRENKNAVSRLGRPIKTLMVISLASLLALPSFAQDDFFGEDEFDIPPPGFSPPPPFDPNASPDGFDGGSRNEPIAPPPPGNDSGPRTNSNPRLDSSKRRQTKPKFSEAFPEEITNENFPDLIESFDYPNAEITDVVKAISELTGKNFIVDPNIRGKITIMAPTQITVAEAYKAFLSALAINNYTVVPYGKFLKIIPTRNAQRDSLEIYSGDYSPNTDQMITRIVHLRHITSTEMRKFLQRFVSNAGVFEVYEPTNTIIISDLGANINRITKIIDQIDNPGFEEQLEVLPIRHAKAEDIADLIDQIINKDDPSRSRSRRGSFRAGVPRFTAPGQSGTAQQAYSLVIPDERTNSIIIVGNKDGIKKIKDLVMKLDFNMPLDQNAGIHVYYVKHGEAKKLADTLNGITEKGKDNQNQPGPNTPPPAFSNPMGFGQDETTAGSLQGKNIKVSADETSNSLIITSPRQDYEVILNLLAKLDRPRDQVYVEAIIMEMSAEGSQDYGISYYNFIDGTNGLGRSGFSSGNFGTLSDIGASGAILGFANGGNVQINAGGSQVTVKSLTGFINFIKSTTKTNVLSTPQVLAYDNQEAQIEVGEEVPVGTNVTQGAATAQTSIQFRKATIRLKIKPYISPDSDRVRMEIDQAVDDISAKIPRAEQLRASAQGISTRTIKTMIAIPDQDTAVLGGLIRDLETEQTVKIPILGDIPLLGWLFKGQKTRKEKVNLFVFITPRILRNTEDTRQVLGKKLQDRIDFVKKEQSGEDQMGHYFEDARSQVEGTKQKQ; the protein is encoded by the coding sequence ATGATAAATTCATCGACAAAGTTTTTCTTCAGGGTGCTTGCAATTTTGGAGTCCCTGGCGGGGATGATGGCACCGAGAGAAAACAAAAACGCCGTTTCAAGACTGGGCCGACCCATCAAGACACTCATGGTCATTAGCTTAGCGAGTCTTCTTGCGCTTCCCTCTTTCGCGCAAGATGATTTTTTTGGAGAGGATGAGTTTGACATTCCACCGCCCGGTTTTTCACCTCCGCCTCCTTTTGACCCCAATGCTAGTCCCGACGGCTTTGACGGGGGTTCAAGAAATGAACCAATTGCTCCGCCACCACCTGGAAACGATTCGGGCCCACGCACAAACTCCAATCCAAGACTCGACTCCTCAAAACGACGTCAAACAAAACCCAAATTCAGCGAGGCTTTTCCAGAAGAAATCACGAACGAAAACTTCCCTGACCTCATAGAGAGCTTCGATTACCCTAACGCCGAAATCACTGACGTTGTAAAAGCCATTAGTGAACTCACGGGCAAAAACTTTATCGTTGATCCGAACATCCGCGGAAAGATCACTATTATGGCGCCCACTCAGATAACTGTGGCCGAAGCCTACAAAGCTTTCTTAAGTGCGCTCGCCATCAACAACTACACTGTTGTACCTTATGGAAAGTTTCTAAAGATCATCCCTACGCGAAATGCCCAGAGAGATTCTCTAGAGATTTATTCTGGAGACTACTCGCCCAATACAGATCAAATGATCACAAGAATTGTGCACCTGAGACATATCACATCGACAGAGATGAGAAAATTTCTTCAGCGCTTTGTCTCTAACGCTGGTGTGTTCGAGGTTTATGAACCCACCAACACGATCATCATTTCTGATCTAGGCGCCAACATAAATCGGATTACAAAAATCATTGATCAGATTGATAACCCTGGCTTTGAAGAACAACTAGAAGTGCTACCGATTCGGCATGCGAAAGCAGAAGACATTGCTGACTTGATAGATCAAATCATCAACAAGGATGATCCTTCAAGGTCACGAAGTCGCCGAGGATCTTTTAGAGCTGGTGTGCCACGCTTTACGGCTCCAGGTCAAAGTGGTACGGCTCAACAGGCCTACTCGCTCGTGATACCTGATGAGCGTACCAATAGCATCATCATCGTTGGGAACAAAGACGGTATTAAAAAAATCAAAGACCTCGTAATGAAGCTTGATTTTAATATGCCTCTAGATCAAAACGCCGGTATTCACGTTTACTACGTAAAGCATGGTGAGGCTAAAAAATTAGCCGACACGCTCAATGGCATCACAGAAAAAGGCAAAGACAACCAAAACCAACCTGGCCCGAATACTCCACCTCCAGCATTTTCAAACCCAATGGGATTTGGACAGGATGAGACCACCGCCGGCAGTCTACAAGGTAAGAACATCAAAGTTTCTGCCGATGAAACGAGCAACAGCCTCATCATCACTTCGCCAAGACAAGACTACGAAGTCATACTGAATCTTTTAGCAAAACTCGATCGGCCGCGCGATCAAGTTTACGTCGAAGCGATTATCATGGAGATGTCTGCCGAAGGTTCGCAAGACTATGGAATTTCTTACTACAACTTTATTGATGGCACAAACGGGCTTGGCAGAAGCGGATTTAGCTCTGGCAACTTTGGAACACTTTCAGATATAGGAGCGAGCGGTGCCATTCTTGGTTTTGCAAACGGAGGCAACGTACAGATCAACGCTGGCGGAAGCCAGGTTACAGTAAAGTCGCTCACTGGATTTATAAATTTTATCAAAAGCACAACAAAAACAAATGTGCTATCGACTCCGCAGGTGCTTGCATATGACAATCAAGAGGCGCAGATAGAAGTGGGAGAAGAGGTCCCTGTTGGTACCAATGTCACCCAAGGAGCGGCTACCGCACAAACATCTATTCAGTTTAGAAAAGCGACTATCCGCTTAAAGATTAAGCCCTATATTTCGCCAGATTCCGACCGAGTGCGAATGGAAATCGATCAAGCTGTTGATGATATATCCGCCAAAATTCCCCGCGCTGAACAACTAAGAGCGTCGGCCCAAGGCATTAGTACAAGGACAATTAAAACCATGATCGCTATACCCGATCAAGACACAGCAGTTCTTGGTGGTTTGATTAGAGATCTTGAAACTGAGCAAACGGTAAAGATACCAATTCTTGGAGACATTCCGCTACTAGGATGGTTGTTCAAAGGGCAAAAAACTCGAAAAGAAAAAGTGAACCTGTTTGTTTTTATAACCCCACGGATACTCAGAAACACAGAAGACACACGACAAGTTCTAGGCAAGAAACTTCAAGACAGGATTGATTTTGTTAAGAAAGAGCAAAGCGGTGAGGACCAGATGGGGCACTACTTCGAGGATGCTCGTAGCCAAGTGGAAGGCACCAAGCAAAAACAATAA
- the gspE gene encoding type II secretion system protein GspE, protein MATESLGNTLLKSTSISERELSSLFQLETKEGLTLGETLGKKNISSADEILAFVCDALGLNYLKDIPYNEINPEWIRNIPINYAKQHEVLPLKDDGLKMHILVTNPLNSRLIDDMRVLFKKPVAAVVTTSLRIQDAINKVYEKSTANLEGLDEIEDGEYDLDEPIIDLLEAGDDDAPVIKLVNTLLFRAVKEKASDIHIEPYERDMVVRFRIDGVLYDIFKPPKKLQNAITSRIKVMGNLNIAEKRLPQDGRIPLKLAGKDIDVRLSTVPTAFGERLVMRLQDRSNVVLELEQLGFPQIMLVSLAKLLAKTHGIILVTGPTGSGKSTTLYACISKINNIETNIITVEDPVEQRIHGIGQIQVNHKIGLTFANGLRAILRQDPNVIMIGEIRDSETADIAINAALTGHLVLSTIHTNDSAGAFPRLIDMGCEPFLIASSLLGVAAQRLIRVLCPHCKTPYIPTDAELATLEITRSEAAQGTIFKAVGCNQCNQKGYIGRTNIAELLMVSDEIRQMIMQRIDGGAIKKRAIQDGMLTLRTEGIRKVLAGITTIEELLTNTQTDE, encoded by the coding sequence ATGGCGACAGAAAGTCTTGGCAACACCTTGTTAAAAAGTACCTCAATTTCCGAACGCGAATTGAGCTCGCTTTTTCAGTTAGAAACCAAAGAGGGTTTAACTCTTGGGGAAACTCTTGGGAAAAAGAACATTTCCTCTGCTGATGAGATTCTTGCATTTGTTTGCGATGCTCTGGGGCTCAACTACTTAAAAGACATCCCCTACAACGAAATTAACCCAGAGTGGATTCGCAACATTCCGATCAACTACGCAAAACAGCATGAGGTGCTTCCCTTAAAAGATGATGGCCTAAAAATGCATATTTTGGTCACCAATCCCCTAAACTCTCGCCTCATCGACGACATGAGAGTGCTTTTTAAAAAGCCAGTCGCAGCTGTCGTAACAACCTCTCTAAGAATTCAAGATGCCATTAATAAGGTTTACGAAAAAAGCACCGCGAACTTAGAGGGGCTCGATGAAATCGAAGACGGTGAATACGACCTCGACGAGCCCATTATAGATTTGCTAGAAGCTGGCGATGATGACGCGCCGGTAATTAAACTTGTGAATACTCTTTTGTTCAGAGCCGTTAAAGAAAAGGCGTCAGACATTCACATAGAACCTTACGAACGTGACATGGTTGTGCGCTTTCGAATAGACGGTGTACTTTACGATATTTTTAAGCCGCCTAAAAAGCTGCAAAACGCCATCACCTCAAGAATCAAAGTGATGGGCAATCTAAATATTGCGGAGAAACGCCTCCCTCAAGACGGCAGGATTCCGTTAAAGCTTGCGGGAAAAGACATTGATGTTCGCTTAAGCACAGTTCCGACAGCATTTGGCGAGCGACTTGTTATGCGTCTTCAGGATCGCTCGAACGTGGTTCTCGAGCTTGAGCAATTGGGGTTTCCGCAAATTATGCTGGTTTCGCTTGCGAAGCTCTTAGCAAAAACACATGGAATCATCTTGGTAACCGGACCAACAGGTTCTGGTAAGTCGACGACTCTCTATGCTTGTATATCAAAGATTAACAACATTGAAACCAACATCATCACAGTGGAAGATCCGGTTGAGCAACGAATTCATGGCATAGGTCAGATACAAGTGAATCATAAAATCGGGCTGACTTTTGCAAACGGATTGAGAGCCATACTCAGACAAGACCCAAACGTCATTATGATTGGTGAGATTCGTGATAGCGAGACGGCCGACATTGCAATCAACGCCGCACTGACCGGTCACTTGGTGCTCTCTACGATTCACACTAACGATTCTGCCGGAGCATTTCCGCGACTTATCGACATGGGCTGTGAACCATTTTTGATTGCAAGTTCTCTATTGGGTGTTGCCGCCCAGCGACTTATTCGTGTGCTTTGTCCACACTGTAAAACTCCGTATATTCCTACAGATGCGGAGCTTGCCACGCTTGAAATCACGCGCAGCGAAGCGGCCCAGGGCACTATTTTTAAAGCGGTCGGATGCAATCAGTGTAATCAAAAAGGTTACATAGGGCGAACCAACATTGCAGAACTCCTCATGGTGTCAGATGAAATTCGCCAAATGATCATGCAGCGAATAGATGGAGGTGCTATAAAAAAGCGCGCCATTCAAGACGGCATGTTGACTCTAAGAACCGAGGGAATTCGCAAAGTACTTGCTGGAATTACAACGATTGAAGAACTTCTCACCAACACTCAGACGGACGAGTAA